The following is a genomic window from uncultured Draconibacterium sp..
GTTGGTCGTTTTTCTTTCGGGAGGTGCTTTTGCCTCGAACAAGGAAAAAATTTACCAGGCCTACATCAGCAACCGGATGGACGATTGGAAAGTTATAATTGACAGTTTGGAGCAAAACAAAACAGAAAGTGTCGACTACCTCAGTGAACTGGTAAACTATCAATACGGTTACATAGGCTATTGTCTGGGAGAAGACGATGACAAAAACGCTGAAACCTACCTCGACCTGGCTGAAAACAATCTGGAAATTCTGGAAAATAAAAACGTTGATCCGGCACTTGTGAATGCGTATAAAGCAGCTTTCTGGGGTTTTAAAATTGGTTTGTCCCCAATAAAAGCACCAATCTTTGGGCGCAGATGTCTTAAAAATGCTGATCGGGCACTGGAATTAGACGACAAACTCCCTTTTGCCCATGTGCAATATGGCAATGCTTATTTTTATATGCCGGCAGTTTTTGGCGGATCGAAAGAAGTGGCCATTGAACATTTTTTACAGGCCATTGAACAAATGGAAGCTTCACCCGCAGAACTGGAGAACGATTGGAATTATTTGAGTTTACTGAGTTTAACAGGGCAATCGTACGAAAAAGTGGACGAATACGATAAGGCGAAAAACATATACGAGAAAGCGTTACAATTCGAGCCCAACTTTAAATGGATAAAGGATGAACTCTACCCTGATTTAAAAACAAAACTGGAAGAAAAATGAAGAAAAAGGTTTTAATAGTAGGTGCCGGTATCGGTGGACTGGCCACTGCAATCCGATTAGTAAAAAACGGCTACGATGTTGAGATTCTTGAAAAAAACGAACAGGCAGGAGGACGTCTAAACCAGATTAAGAAAGATGGTTTTACTTTTGATACCGGCCCAAGTTTTTTCAGTATGTCTTACGAGTTTGAAGAATTTGCCAAAGAATGTGGCATTCAGTTGCCGTTTGAATATGTGGAATTGGATCCGCTGTACACGGTAAATTTCAGAGGCGACGACAAAACCTATTTTTTGTATAAAAACATTGATAAACTGGCCGAACAATTTACTGATATAGAACCTGATTTTAAAGAAAAGTTTGAACGCTACATGGACAAAGCCGGGGCACTTTTTCACGACACCGTCGACATTGTGATCAAACAAAACTTCGATTCGCTGGCAGGATACGTTTGGGCCTTAATGCGCGTAAACCCGGTGCATATTCCGGTATTGTTTAAAAGCTTTTGGAACCATGTTACCAAGTACTTCTCGTCATCGCAGGCCCAACAAATTATATCGCTGGTAGCCTTTTTCCTTGGGCGAACTCCTTTCGACACCATGGGAATTTACAGCTTGCTTTCGTACACCGAGTTTAAGCACGATGGCTACTACAACGTGAAAGGTGGAATGTACAAAATCGTTGAAGGTTTTGTGGATGTGCTAAAAAAGGAAAACGTAAAAATCCATTATAACACCGAGATAAAAGGATATTCGGAAGACAAGGGATCACTGAAAGCGCTAACCGATCAAAATGGAAAATCGTGGTCGGCCGACACTTATCTGATCAATTCGGATGCCGCATGGTTCAGAGGTAATATTTTTAAACGCCCGGCCTATACGCCTGCCAAACTCGACAAAATGAGCTGGACAATGGGCTACCTGACTTTCTATATTGGGTTGAAATGCAAATTGCCTCAGGTTAATCATCATAATTATTACCTCGGAACAAATTATAAAGACTACGCCGAGAATGTGATGAAAAATCCGGGAACATTGCAGAAACCATATTATTATGTAAATGTTTTGTCGAAACACAATAACGATTGTGCGCCCGAAGGTTGCGAGAGCCTGTTTTTTGTATGCCCGGTGCCCAACCTCTATTTCAAACACGACTGGTCGGATAAAGAACAGATTGTAGACAGCATTATTAAAGATTTCTCAGAAAGAATTGGAAAGGACATAAAAGACGAAATAGTATCGAAAACCATTTATACACCACAGGAGTGGCAAAACCGCTTTAATTTACACCGTGGTGCCGGACTCGGACTTTCGCACAACATGAATCAAATTGGCATTATGCGACCACGTAATATCGACGAGAAATATAAAAACGTTTTTTATGTAGGTGCTTCAACCGTTCCCGGAGCCGGGATACCAATGGCCATAATCAGCTCAAAGCTAGCTTACAAGCGCATTCAGCAATATGTTTCATAACATAACACGATTCGGGTTGTCAACGTAACACAAAGCCATTAACTAAAGCTATCACTATCAAGCTTTAACAATTCCTTTATTCTATTAGCCCAAAATACTGATATATATCAAATCTCCCCAGCCCCGTTGTGTGATTAATATTACAAATAGAAAACTTATATTATGGTTTATTTATATACGGCATATATTGATATCAGTGAACTGCAATAGTAAATTTCTATAGGATTTAACTCAACTTTTCACGATATTTATTGTTAGTAAAATCGACAAATAATACGCCGACAATATTCAAAAAAAACTAAATTTCTTATGTTTGATTTAGACCTTGTAAAAAAAGTGTATTCAGAACTCCCTCAGAGGGTGAAAAAAGCCAAAAATGTTCTGAATAAGCCAATGACGTACGCAGAAAAAATTCTTTATTCTCACCTGTTTGCAGCGCAGGAATTAGCTGCCTTTAAACGAGGAGCAGATTATGTTGATTTCGCTCCCGACAGAGTAGCCATGCAGGACGCCACTGCACAGATGGCATTACTACAATTTATTAACTCAGGAAAAAAGCGAACAGCTGTTCCCTCAACCGTACATTGCGACCACTTAATTCAGGCGCAGGTAGAAGGAAAAACCGACCTTTCAGTTTCAAAAACTGCAAATAAGGAAGTTTTTGATTTTCTGGAGTCTGTTTCGAATAAATACGGAATAGGTTTCTGGAAACCGGGAGCCGGTATTATTCACCAGGTGGTTTTGGAAAATTATGCGTTCCCCGGTGGAATGATGATTGGAACCGACTCGCACACCGTTAACGCAGGTGGACTGGGAATGGTTGCCATTGGTGTTGGTGGTGCCGATGCTGTTGATGTGATGGCAGGAATGGCCTGGGAGCTGAAAATGCCCAAAATGATCGGTGTAAAACTCACCGGAAAATTGAGTGGCTGGGCGGCTCCAAAAGATGTAATCCTTAAAGTGGCCGGAATCCTGACCGTAAAAGGCGGAACCGGAGCCATTATCGAATATTTTGGCGAAGGTGCAAAATCGCTTTCAGCAACTGGTAAAGGAACCATTTGTAACATGGGTGCCGAGGTTGGTGCTACCACAAGTATTTTTGCTTACGACAAAAGTATGGAGCGTTACTTACACGCTACAGGTCGTGCAGAAGTTGCCGATTTGGCCAACGGAGTAAAAGAACATCTTGATGCCGATGCCGAAGTTTATGCCAATCCTGAGAAATATTACGATGAGCTAATTGAGATTAATCTTTCGGAACTGGAACCACACGTAAACGGACCATTTACTCCCGACCGTGCAACTCCAATTTCACAAATGAAAGAGGAAGCCGAAGCCAACGGATGGCCGATGAATATTTCTGTAGGATTGATCGGTAGCTGTACCAACTCATCGTACGAAGATATTTCACGCGCCGCATCGATTGCCAAACAAGCCGAAGAAAAAGGACTTGTGGCAAAATCGGAGTTTACCATTACACCCGGATCGGAGCAGGTACGTTACACCATCGAACGCGATGGATTTATCGATACTTTCGAGAAAATTGGAGGTAAAGTTTTTGCCAATGCCTGTGGACCTTGTATTGGTCAATGGGCACGTCCGGGAGCAGAAAAAGAAGAGAAAAATACGATTGTACACTCATTCAACCGAAATTTCTCGAAACGTGCCGACGGAAATCCGAATACCCACGCTTTTGTAACGTCGCCCGAAATGGTAACGGCACTGGCAATTGCCGGTCGTTTGGATTTTAATCCGGCCACCGATACCTTAACCAACAAAGACGGTGTGGAAGTAAAACTTGATCTTCCAACAGGCGAAGAATTACCAAGTAAGGGATTTGATGTAAAAGATCCTGGATTCCAGGCACCGGCTAAAGACGGATCAGGTGTTGAAATAAATGTTTCACCAGAATCGAAGCGTCTGCAATTGTTGTATCCATTCGAAGCCTGGGATGGCAAAAATATATCAGGAGCCAAACTGCTGATAAAAGCTGAAGGAAAATGTACTACCGACCACATTTCAATGGCCGGACCGTGGTTACGTTTCCGTGGTCATCTTGATAACATTTCGAATAATATGCTGATTGGTGCCGTTAACGCGTTTAATGGCGAAACCAACAAAGTGAAAAACCAGCTTACCGGCGAATACGATGCAGTTCCTGCCGTTCAGCGCCAGTACAAAGCCGAAGGAATTCCAACTATTGTGGTTGGCGATCATAACTACGGTGAAGGATCGTCGCGCGAGCATGCCGCCATGGAACCTCGTCATTTAGGTGTCAAAGCGGTAATCGTTAAATCGTTTGCGCGGATCCACGAAACCAACCTGAAAAAACAGGGAATGTTAGGATTGACCTTCGATAACGAGAACGATTACGACTTGGTTCAGGAGGACGATACATTCAACTTTGTTGATCTGGTAGATTTTGCACCTGACAAACCACTGACTGTTGAGCTTATTCATGCCGATGGTTCAAAAGATACAATTAAAGTGAACCATACTTACAATGAGCAACAGATTGATTGGTTCAAAGCAGGATCAGCATTAAGTCTGATTAGACAACAAAACGCGTGATAAGCATAAAAATGAAAACTTCGGCGTTGTTTTGCAAATCAAATCTATGCCGACGTTGAATTTTCCTGTCATAATGATCATCGCAAGAAAAATAAATAACCCCGGGCTTCAGCCCGGGGATTACAATAAAACATTACAAAAGGCGAATCAAGTGCAGTTCAACAGAACAAAAAGCCAACTATTCGCCGCACACTGTTAAAATCAGAAATGATAAAAACATAATCAATATAACCAGTAAATTAATTTTATACGACCATGCAAAAGATAAAAGTACAAAATCCGGTAGTTGAGCTCGACGGTGATGAAATGACCCGTGTAATTTGGGATTTCATCAAACAAAAACTCATTCTTCCTTATCTTGATATTGATTTGAAATATTACGATTTGGGAATGGAAAGCCGCGATGCCACCGACGACCAAATTACTATAGACGCAGCCCACGCTATCCAAAAATATGGTGTTGGTGTAAAATGTGCCACCATCACACCCGATGAAGCCCGTGTGGAAGAATTCGGCCTGAAAAAAATGTGGAAATCGCCAAACGGTACTATCCGTAACATTTTAGGCGGAACTGTTTTCCGCGAGCCCATTATGATTTCGAATATTCCGCGTTTGGTACCGGGTTGGAAAAAGCCAATTTGCATCGGTCGTCACGCTTTTGGCGATCAGTACCGCGCTACCGATTTCCTTACCAAAGGAAAAGGAAAACTAACGATTACGTTTACACCCGAAGACGGAAGCGATCCTGTTTCACACGAGGTTTTCGATTTTGAAGGAAACGGACTGGCGATGGCGATGTACAACACCGACGAATCGATTATAGGGTTTGCCCATTCCTGTATGAATCAAGCGCTTGACAAAGGGTGGCCGTTGTATATGTCCACTAAAAATACGATCCTAAAAGCCTACGACGGTCGATTTAAAGACCTGTTCCAAATGGTGTATGAAAACGAATACCGCGAGAAATTTGAAGCTAAAGGAATTTGGTACGAACACCGTTTGATTGACGATATGGTAGCCGCAGCCCTGAAGTGGGAAGGCGGATTTGTTTGGGCTTGTAAAAACTACGATGGAGACGTACAAAGCGATACCGTAGCACAAGGTTTTGGTTCGCTGGGTTTGATGACTTCAACACTTGTTACTCCTGATGGGAAAACCATGGAAGCCGAAGCAGCTCACGGAACGGTAACAC
Proteins encoded in this region:
- the crtI gene encoding phytoene desaturase family protein → MKKKVLIVGAGIGGLATAIRLVKNGYDVEILEKNEQAGGRLNQIKKDGFTFDTGPSFFSMSYEFEEFAKECGIQLPFEYVELDPLYTVNFRGDDKTYFLYKNIDKLAEQFTDIEPDFKEKFERYMDKAGALFHDTVDIVIKQNFDSLAGYVWALMRVNPVHIPVLFKSFWNHVTKYFSSSQAQQIISLVAFFLGRTPFDTMGIYSLLSYTEFKHDGYYNVKGGMYKIVEGFVDVLKKENVKIHYNTEIKGYSEDKGSLKALTDQNGKSWSADTYLINSDAAWFRGNIFKRPAYTPAKLDKMSWTMGYLTFYIGLKCKLPQVNHHNYYLGTNYKDYAENVMKNPGTLQKPYYYVNVLSKHNNDCAPEGCESLFFVCPVPNLYFKHDWSDKEQIVDSIIKDFSERIGKDIKDEIVSKTIYTPQEWQNRFNLHRGAGLGLSHNMNQIGIMRPRNIDEKYKNVFYVGASTVPGAGIPMAIISSKLAYKRIQQYVS
- a CDS encoding aconitate hydratase, with amino-acid sequence MFDLDLVKKVYSELPQRVKKAKNVLNKPMTYAEKILYSHLFAAQELAAFKRGADYVDFAPDRVAMQDATAQMALLQFINSGKKRTAVPSTVHCDHLIQAQVEGKTDLSVSKTANKEVFDFLESVSNKYGIGFWKPGAGIIHQVVLENYAFPGGMMIGTDSHTVNAGGLGMVAIGVGGADAVDVMAGMAWELKMPKMIGVKLTGKLSGWAAPKDVILKVAGILTVKGGTGAIIEYFGEGAKSLSATGKGTICNMGAEVGATTSIFAYDKSMERYLHATGRAEVADLANGVKEHLDADAEVYANPEKYYDELIEINLSELEPHVNGPFTPDRATPISQMKEEAEANGWPMNISVGLIGSCTNSSYEDISRAASIAKQAEEKGLVAKSEFTITPGSEQVRYTIERDGFIDTFEKIGGKVFANACGPCIGQWARPGAEKEEKNTIVHSFNRNFSKRADGNPNTHAFVTSPEMVTALAIAGRLDFNPATDTLTNKDGVEVKLDLPTGEELPSKGFDVKDPGFQAPAKDGSGVEINVSPESKRLQLLYPFEAWDGKNISGAKLLIKAEGKCTTDHISMAGPWLRFRGHLDNISNNMLIGAVNAFNGETNKVKNQLTGEYDAVPAVQRQYKAEGIPTIVVGDHNYGEGSSREHAAMEPRHLGVKAVIVKSFARIHETNLKKQGMLGLTFDNENDYDLVQEDDTFNFVDLVDFAPDKPLTVELIHADGSKDTIKVNHTYNEQQIDWFKAGSALSLIRQQNA
- a CDS encoding isocitrate dehydrogenase (NADP(+)); this encodes MQKIKVQNPVVELDGDEMTRVIWDFIKQKLILPYLDIDLKYYDLGMESRDATDDQITIDAAHAIQKYGVGVKCATITPDEARVEEFGLKKMWKSPNGTIRNILGGTVFREPIMISNIPRLVPGWKKPICIGRHAFGDQYRATDFLTKGKGKLTITFTPEDGSDPVSHEVFDFEGNGLAMAMYNTDESIIGFAHSCMNQALDKGWPLYMSTKNTILKAYDGRFKDLFQMVYENEYREKFEAKGIWYEHRLIDDMVAAALKWEGGFVWACKNYDGDVQSDTVAQGFGSLGLMTSTLVTPDGKTMEAEAAHGTVTRHFRQHQQGKPTSTNPIASIFAWTRGLAFRGKLDENQDLIDFAHALEQVCIETVESGKMTKDLALIIHGKELQEAHYLTTEQFLEALDENLQAKLN